One part of the Candida albicans SC5314 chromosome R, complete sequence genome encodes these proteins:
- the GLN1 gene encoding glutamate--ammonia ligase (Putative glutamate synthase; regulated by Tsa1, Tsa1B under H2O2 stress conditions; Spider biofilm induced), producing MTTSLTEQTAILAKYLELSQNGKILAEYVWIDAEGSTRSKCRTLSKKPTSVDDLPEWNYDGSSTGQAPGHDSDVYLRPVAFYPDPFRKGDNIIVLNECWNNDGTPNKFNHRHECAKLMKAHASEEVWFGLEQEYTLFDQYDYPYGWPKGGFPAPQGPFYCGVGTGKVVARDVIEAHYRACLYAGINISGINAEVMPSQWEFQVGPCEGIEMGDQLWIARYLLQRVAEEFAVKISFHPKPLKGDWNGAGCHTNVSTKSMRVPGGMKVIESALSKLAKRHKEHMLLYGADNDQRLTGRHETGHMDTFSSGVANRGASIRIPRQVAKEGYGYFEDRRPASNIDPYLVTGIMVETICGSIPDADMAKEFLRESSDDN from the coding sequence TTACAGAACAAACTGCTATTTTGGCTAAATATTTGGAATTGTCTCAAAATGGTAAAATCTTAGCTGAATACGTTTGGATTGATGCTGAAGGTAGCACTAGATCCAAATGTAGAACTTTATCCAAAAAACCAACTagtgttgatgatttgcCTGAATGGAATTATGATGGTTCATCTACTGGTCAAGCTCCAGGTCATGATTCTGATGTGTATTTAAGACCGGTTGCTTTTTATCCTGATCCATTTAGAAAAGGTGACAATATCATTGTTTTAAATGAATGTTGGAACAATGATGGTACTCCAAACAAATTTAATCATCGTCATGAATGTGCTAAATTGATGAAGGCTCATGCTAGTGAAGAagtttggtttggtttaGAACAAGAATATACTTTATTTGATCAATATGATTATCCTTATGGTTGGCCAAAAGGTGGATTCCCAGCTCCTCAAGGTCCATTCTACTGTGGGGTTGGTACTGGTAAAGTTGTTGCTAGAGATGTCATTGAAGCTCATTATCGTGCTTGTCTTTATGCTGGTATCAACATTTCTGGTATTAATGCCGAAGTTATGCCATCTCAATGGGAATTCCAAGTTGGTCCATGTGAAGGTATTGAAATGGGTGATCAATTATGGATTGCTCGTTATTTATTACAAAGAGTTGCTGAAGAATTTGCCGTCAAGATTTCCTTCCATCCAAAACCTTTGAAAGGTGATTGGAATGGTGCTGGTTGTCATACTAATGTTTCTACCAAGTCTATGAGAGTGCCTGGTGGTATGAAAGTTATTGAATCTGCTTTGAGTAAATTGGCCAAAAGACACAAGGAACATATGTTATTGTATGGTGCCGATAATGATCAAAGATTAACTGGTCGTCATGAAACTGGTCATATGGATACTTTTTCATCAGGTGTTGCTAACAGAGGTGCATCTATCAGAATTCCAAGACAAGTTGCTAAAGAAGGATATGGTTATTTCGAAGATAGAAGACCAGCTTCTAACATTGATCCATACTTGGTCACTGGTATCATGGTGGAGACAATCTGTGGTTCCATTCCAGATGCTGATATGGCTAAAGAATTCCTTAGAGAAAGCAGTGATGATAActaa
- the VMA13 gene encoding H(+)-transporting V1 sector ATPase subunit H (Predicted proton-transporting ATPase; predicted role in ATP hydrolysis coupled proton transport; rat catheter biofilm repressed), with the protein MSEGYTPLVIDSTFLFDSKKIIKERIIPWEGLARSGVVSEDDANHIKLLEKQSIENRNNTVKAQLDLYSKCLLNVLNRVDSKDDVLKNILALINDLLLDVPEFLDAVLKLSEVDKSLPYIPFINHLDNKDNLIKSLSLYNLEILLGKVKTINDDEILIKIFSVLSYLIGESADSNYQFIGVQLLQDLLIVKPFKLVYQNNNLLTNFKPINNLIEKSAKNPNSIGLQLSYNVLLVVWVLSYTAPINRSLIHNFPQLVGNLLSIAKDSIKLKIVRVAVAILKNFVDITISSQEQFKVIKVLLFSDALNTVNTLKERKFASNGSDEELSNDLNYLYDNLQEIVTQKLTSFDEYLTELENPKLISWASPTHKSTEFWLENSGKFKDSNYKLVKRIFEILISNTNDSTTINVILLNDLQFLIKNLGKDLITFINTEKGGQYKLLIMTFLDNSQGDNELKYQALKTIQLLVGHNF; encoded by the exons ATGTCTGAAGGATAC ACTCCATTAGTAATTGACAGtacttttttatttgattctaAAAAGATaatcaaagaaagaataatTCCATGGGAAGGTTTGGCTAGATCAGGAGTAGTTTCTGAAGACGATGCCAATCACATCAAATTATTGGAGAagcaatcaattgaaaatagaaaCAACACTGTCAAGGCACAATTGGATTTATATTCCAAATGTTTATTAAACGTTTTGAATCGTGTTGATAGTAAAGATgatgttttgaaaaatattttagctttaattaatgatttgcTTTTAGATGTACCAGAATTCTTAGATGcagttttaaaattatctGAAGTCGACAAGTCATTACCTTACATTCCTTTCATCAATCATTTAGATAATAAAGacaatttaattaaaagtttatcattatacaatcttgaaattttattggGCAAAGTTAAGACTatcaatgatgatgaaattttaatcaaaatatttagtGTGTTGTCATATTTAATTGGTGAATCTGCTGATTCCaattatcaattcattGGTGTTCAATTATTGCAGGATCTTTTGATTGTTAAACCATTTAAACttgtttatcaaaacaataacCTTCTTACTAATTTCAAACCAATTaacaatttgattgaaaaactGGCCAAAAACCCCAATTCCATTGGATTACAGCTTTCTTACAACGTTTTATTAGTGGTTTGGGTCTTATCATACACTGCCCCAATCAATAGATCATTGATTCATAATTTCCCACAATTGGTAGGTAACCTTTTGTCTATTGCCAAagattcaattaaattgaagatTGTTCGTGTGGCCGTGGcaattttgaagaattttgTTGACATTACCATATCCTCACAAGAACAGTTCAAAGTAATCAAAGTGTTATTATTTAGTGATGCCTTAAACACTGTGAACACATTAAAGGAAAGAAAGTTTGCCTCCAATGGtagtgatgaagaattatcCAAcgatttgaattatttatatgataatttacaagaaattgttACTCAAAAATTGACTTCCTTTGACGAATACTTGACAGAATTGGAAAACCCTAAACTTATAAGTTGGGCTTCTCCTACCCATAAATCAACTGAATTTTGGTTAGAGAACAGTGGTAAATTTAAAGATTCCAATTATAAGTTAgttaaaagaatttttgaaatcttgATTTCCAATACTAATGATAGCACTACTATTAATGTGATTCTATTAAACGATTTACAGTTTTTAATCAAAAACTTAGGAAAAGATTTAATCACATTTATAAACACTGAGAAGGGAGgtcaatataaattattgatcATGACATTTTTGGATAATAGCCAGggtgataatgaattgaaatatcaAGCTTTAAAAACTATTCAATTGTTAGTTGGTCACAATTTTTAA
- the HGT9 gene encoding Hgt9p (Putative glucose transporter of the major facilitator superfamily; the C. albicans glucose transporter family comprises 20 members; 12 probable membrane-spanning segments; induced at low (0.2%, compared to 2%) glucose in rich media; intron) gives MSKGDLEELDIQKLIVEKRLEQSNGSGFATMKRNKRALGTCLFVSLGGILYGYNQGMFGQVSSMHSFGETVGIGKIQDNPTLQGLLTSILELGAWVGVLMNGYVADALGRRASVVIGCILFNIGVIIQAVARDADYGYILGGRFVIGLGVGVLSMVVPLYNSEISRAEIRGANTAIYQLSITFGIMISYWITYGTNFIGGTGDNQSQASWLVPMCIQAAPAIILAVFIYSFPESPRWLINVGQEDKALEVLAWLRETEQENVGLQIEFLEMKAQKIFEQTLETEAYPHLQDGTKMSKFKINLNQYKSMVTHLPTFKRVSVACLTMVFQQWTGANFILYYAPFIFASLGLSGNTTSLLASGVVGIVMFLCTIPAVMWVDKVGRKPLLISGALVMGLCHFVVAGILGGYSDNIGSHKAAGWVAVVFIWIFAGAFGYSWGPCAWVIVAEVFPLGMRAKGVSLGSSFNWLMNFSVAISTPKFVANAKYGAYIFLGLMCVIGSMYVYFMVPETKNKTLDELDEVFGDFTGTSKKESELREKILKQVGLVDLLVGSDKELDSFRSKPEVEYKEKEAHSE, from the exons ATGCTGAAGGGAGATTTAGAAGAATTAGATATTCAAAAGCTTATAGTTGAAAAAAGGCTTGAACAATCAAATGGTTCAGGTTTTGCCACCATGAAGCGTAACAAAAGAGCACTTGGAACATGTTTATTTGTATCGTTAGGTGGGATCTTATATGGTTACAATCAAGGTATGTTTGGACAAGTTTCAAGTATGCATTCTTTTGGTGAAACTGTTGGTATTGGTAAAATCCAAGATAATCCAACATTACAAGGTTTATTGACatcaattttggaattaGGTGCTTGGGTTGGAGTATTAATGAATGGTTACGTGGCCGATGCATTGGGTCGACGTGCTTCTGTTGTCATCGGATgtattttattcaatattgGTGTCATTATTCAAGCAGTTGCTCGTGATGCCGATTATGGTTATATTTTGGGTGGACGTTTTGTTATTGGTCTTGGAGTTGGGGTACTTTCCATGGTTGTACCATTATATAATTCTGAAATTTCGCGAGCTGAAATAAGAGGAGCTAACACTGCCATCTATCAACTTTCCATTACTTTTGGTATTATGATTTCCTATTGGATCACTTATGGAACTAATTTCATTGGTGGAACAGGTGACAATCAAAGCCAAGCCTCTTGGTTAGTTCCAATGTGTATTCAAGCGGCGCCAGCAATAATATTGGCAGTGTTTATCTATTCTTTCCCAGAATCACCTAGATGGTTGATCAATGTTGGTCAAGAAGATAAAGCATTAGAAGTTCTTGCTTGGTTACGAGAAActgaacaagaaaatgttGGTTTgcaaattgaatttttggaaatgaaagcacaaaaaatatttgagCAAACACTTGAAACCGAAGCTTATCCACATTTACAAGATGGAACAAAAATgtcaaaattcaaaatcaatttgaacCAATACAAATCAATGGTTACACATTTACCAACATTTAAACGAGTCTCAGTGGCTTGTTTGACTATGGTATTTCAACAATGGACAGGAGC A aatttcattttataTTATGCCCCATTTATATTTGCCTCATTGGGTTTATCGGGAAATACAACTTCTTTGCTTGCATCAGGTGTGGTAGGGATAGTTATGTTTTTATGTACTATTCCTGCTGTAATGTGGGTTGATAAAGTTGGACGGAAACCACTTTTAATCTCAGGTGCCTTAGTTATGGGACTTTGTCATTTTGTAGTTGCAGGTATCTTGGGAGGGTATAGTGACAACATTGGTAGTCATAAAGCTGCCGGATGGGTGGCTGTTGTCTTCATTTGGATTTTCGCTGGTGCCTTTGGATATTCTTGGG GTCCATGTGCATGGGTTATTGTGGCTGAGGTTTTCCCCTTGGGTATGAGAGCTAAAGGTGTATCACTTGGTTCAAGTTTCAATTGgttaatgaatttttcgGTTGCAATCTCAACTCCTAAATTTGTTGCCAATGCTAAATACGGAGCCtatatttttcttggtttgATGTGTGTTATTGGTCTGATGTATGTTTATTTCATGGTTCcagaaactaaaaataagACTTTAGATGAATTGGACGAAGTCTTTGGAGATTTCACTGGTACTTCTAAAAAAGAATCTGAACTTCGTGAAAAAATACTTAAACAAGTTGGTTTGGTGGATTTGCTTGTTGGTTCTGATAAAGAGTTGGATTCTTTTCGTTCAAAACCAGAAGTTGAATATAAGGAAAAAGAAGCACACAGTGAATGA
- a CDS encoding uncharacterized protein (Ortholog(s) have role in apoptotic process, mitotic spindle assembly checkpoint, mitotic spindle elongation, sister chromatid biorientation), whose amino-acid sequence MANINHEMIYRDHRLKTFEDPIKIGNKSLAWDEFSDVENFDRLIDSGFYYNPTPRSKTRITCAYCGNSEIIKSNKDVENINTKHLRRNSSCPMSLIANIDDIITSFNQNRDELKNFWTDHEKFNDPFQSKTIEFRKQFYVNYPLDKIDSIPNSNSLSHAGFIYSPRSIEDDRVRCMYCQCALDYWEEDDDPIQEHIRNESTYCYFLDLYNNEQDGDKDSLELENPITKSINDIDHEEGNIDNKIDNNNDYNNNDNDDDEEIIELASFHASENDNDNKTKDDVISISDDSTTSLPQEITNKHKHDTSVNKMNDSFSTPVKDISQDLSIIEQDERPTYRRSKRIKRLYGEKDRNVDYWDKLPDEDLLQEFIEVSQKSSQHNNSKRKSSIINKNLIENSLLYNESTDDNGIDDIGDIKIHNDSDIEEVIDNDEIPMDEIEIEMEDVYVEENKSNDLSQQKQQAKDTTANGKGEYQLQSDNVSDKDKSTEPRSQKQLSFANGDDNEDKDLDIEKGEQAKVDLSKDINGFSPVIQEDSDSNSDSNSNSDGTDNKNREDVNSNSEKEEFDLEDSDDESEYHSDENSESYADSSDESFKISGNFDDTTQELENPKTKQRKSTSKTPAKETETSKQNNSKAKVKGKDISKSEPKKPKRVVISKKEKSTTPLENLFDNTDDNLEYDEKHIEKIENEPSTHLLEPKKLKKKNTISKKTKSKTSEQKQIETKQLEPTKRKFEEPNTSPIRFLDSLKNLQRKRKKLFKPNILDMSFETAEVLSSPNKFLSSKNETGVNVKDDSSPEKTHKQNNVTIEEKVVDEKVKIDKEDTPTGTKINSLSKTKNLKNSNTVIDLNDNDMVVDPDEELVPGITKSSGLPNSNVPTTDANNSTKEESSILKDLDSFVSFEKSPKPKIAEIQATSTSNNSRISFVVESESSDNDSYSNYIQDIKQIDDEISKVMLEDSESHSLTKVDTNEKEESIMNDSNYEDSEKKSIKEQDPDGMDIDASDLLVEEEEEAEEELIIDSTEELQSNQKASPIRNSSEMTAGNDRSLEEITGPNDSPPKVKNTDTYYSPDNTKELPSKSLTKASESDITKNQEITKEFKETKVESSAITKKHSLEIDEKHYPDVLGIGGLATSPLGMNSSLTEIHRLNNNNNSSNENDNDNGGVEEEEEEEKKKLQPSLKWQSRSMSQFIEQTKFLESSANELKDLACSEYDLHDDVTGDLTKFIAEMPEEEEEMTIKQWIEHCAANCKDIVTQSCTEINDFILEEYDRAIKMIEEMPTED is encoded by the coding sequence ATGGCAAATATCAACCATGAGATGATTTACCGAGATCATCGACTAAAAACATTTGAAGATCCAATAAAAATTGGCAACAAATCATTGGCATGGGATGAATTCAGtgatgttgaaaattttgatcGATTAATCGATTCAGgtttttattataatcctacaccaagaagtaaAACTCGAATCACTTGTGCATATTGTGGGAATTctgaaataataaaatctaataaggatgttgaaaatataaatactaAACATTTACGACGGAATTCTTCTTGTCCCATGAGTTTAATTGCCAATATCGATGATATAATAACTAGTTTCAATCAAAATCgtgatgaattgaaaaatttttggaCAGATcatgaaaaattcaatgacCCTTTCCAATCTAAAACCATTGAATTTAGGAAACAATTTTATGTGAATTATCCATTAGATAAGATAGATTCAATCCCAAATTCCAATTCCCTTTCCCATGCAGGGTTCATATACTCACCAAgatcaattgaagatgaCCGTGTGCGATGTATGTATTGTCAGTGTGCATTAGATTATTGGGAAGAAGATGACGATCCTATTCAGGAACATATACGAAATGAGTCCacttattgttattttcttgatttatataataatgaacAAGATGGAGACAAAGATAGTTTAGAATTGGAAAACCCAATAACAAAGAGCATAAATGACATTGATCATGAGGAGGGGAATATTGAtaacaaaattgataataataatgattataataataatgataatgatgatgacgagGAAATTATCGAACTAGCGAGCTTTCATGCTTCTGAAAATGACAATGAcaacaaaaccaaagaTGATGTAATCAGTATATCTGATGATTCCACCACTAGTCTACCCCAGGAAATCACTAATAAACACAAACATGACACTTCTGTTAATAAGATGAATGATAGTTTTTCCACCCCAGTCAAAGATATATCCCaagatttatcaataatagaACAAGATGAACGACCGACGTATAGAAGATcgaaaagaattaaaagattATATGGAGAAAAGGATAGAAATGTTGATTATTGGGATAAATTACCCGATGAAGATTTATTAcaagaatttattgaagTATCACAAAAATCAAGTCAACACAATAATTCCAAAAGGAAatcttcaattattaacaaaaaCCTAATagaaaattcattattatataatgaATCAACAGATGATAATGGGATTGATGATATAGGGGATATAAAAATTCACAATGATAGTGATATTGAAGAagtaattgataatgatgaaataCCGAtggatgaaattgaaattgaaatggaAGATGTATATGTAGAGGAAAATAAATCGAATGATTTGtcacaacaaaaacaacaagcaAAAGACACGACGGCTAATGGCAAGGGGGAGTACCAGTTACAATCAGACAATGTCCTGGATAAGGATAAATCAACAGAACCAAGATCACAGAAACAATTAAGTTTTGCAAATGGGGATGACAATGAGGATAAAGATTTAGATATAGAAAAAGGAGAACAGGCGAAGGTGGATTTACTGAAAGATATAAATGGATTTAGTCCAGTTATTCAAGAAGATTCAGATTCCAATTCTGATTCAAATTCCAATTCAGACGGAACAGATAACAAAAACAGAGAAGATGTAAATTCGAATTCagagaaagaagaatttgatttagaaGATTCAGACGACGAATCAGAATATCACAGTGATGAAAATAGTGAATCGTATGCAGACTCATCAGATGAACTGTTTAAAATATCTGGAAATTTTGATGATACCACTCAAGAACTAGAGAACCCAAAAAcgaaacaaagaaaatcaaCTTCTAAAACGCCAGCAAAAGAGACAGAAACTTccaaacaaaataattcCAAAGCCAAAGTCAAAGGCAAAGACATATCTAAATCCGAACCCAAAAAACCCAAACGTGTTGTTATCAgtaagaaagaaaagtcTACAACACCTTTagaaaatttatttgataaCACAGACGACAATTTAGAATATGACGAAAAACATATAGAaaagattgaaaatgaGCCATCAACTCATTTACTTGAAcccaaaaaattgaaaaagaagaatactatttcaaagaaaacaaaatcaaaaacttCCGAACAAAAGcaaattgaaaccaaaCAACTTGAACCAacgaaaagaaaatttgaagaacCTAATACATCTCCAATTAGATTTTTAGATTCTTTGAAGAATTTACAGAGGAAACGAAAGAAACTTTTTAAACCAAACATTCTTGATATGTCATTTGAAACAGCAGAAGTTTTAAGCAGTCCAAATAAGTTTTTATCATcgaaaaatgaaacagGCGTGAATGTTAAGGATGATTCATCTCCCGAAAAAACtcataaacaaaataacGTGACAATTGAGGAGAAAGTCGTAGATGAGAAAGTGAAAATAGATAAGGAAGATACTCCCACTGGtaccaaaatcaacagTTTAtcgaaaacaaaaaatctTAAGAACTCAAATACGGTAATCGACCTAAATGATAACGATATGGTTGTAGATCCCGATGAAGAATTAGTACCTGGTATCACTAAGTCATCGGGTTTACCAAATTCTAATGTTCCAACCACAGACGCTAATAATTCTACCAAAGAAGaatcttcaattttgaaagatttaGATTCCTTTGTATCCTTTGAGAAATCTCCAAAACCAAAGATTGCTGAAATTCAAGCTACTAGTACATCTAACAACTCAAGAATTAGTTTTGTAGTTGAATCTGAATCAAGTGATAATGACAGTTACTCAAATTATATACAAGATATCAAACAGATTGATGACGAGATTCTGAAAGTGATGTTAGAAGATAGTGAACTGCATTCCTTAACCAAGGTTGatacaaatgaaaaagaagagtCAATTATGAATGACAGCAACTATGAAGATTCAGAGAAGAAGTCAATTAAGGAACAAGATCCGGACGGCATGGATATTGATGCTTCTGATTTATTggttgaagaagaagaagaagcagaggaagaattaattattgattcaacAGAAGAACTACAATCCAACCAAAAGGCATCTCCAATAAGAAATAGCTCTGAAATGACTGCAGGCAATGATCGATCACTAGAAGAAATTACAGGTCCAAATGATTCCCCACCAAAAGTAAAGAATACTGATACATATTATTCACCAGATAATACTAAAGAATTACCAAGCAAAAGTCTAACGAAGGCATCAGAACTGGATATAACAAAGAATCAAGAAATAACCAAAGAATTTAAGGAAACCAAAGTTGAAAGTTCTGCTATAACAAAGAAACATTCCTTAGAGATTGACGAGAAACATTATCCGGATGTTCTTGGGATTGGTGGTCTTGCTACATCACCATTGGGCATGAATTCTTCATTAACAGAAATCCACagattaaataataataataacagtagtaatgaaaatgaCAACGATAATGGTGGTGtggaggaagaagaagaagaagaaaagaaaaaattgcaACCATCACTAAAATGGCAACTGCGTTCAATGTCACAATTTAttgaacaaacaaaattcCTTGAAAGTAGTGCAAATGAGTTGAAAGACTTGGCATGTTCTGAATATGATTTGCATGATGATGTGACAGGAGATCTTACTAAATTTATTGCTGAAATGcctgaagaagaagaagaaatgaCTATTAAACAATGGATTGAACATTGTGCTGCTAATTGTAAAGATATTGTTACTCAGTCATGTAcagaaattaatgattttattcTTGAAGAATATGATCGTGCAATTAAAATGATAGAAGAGATGCCCACAGAagattaa